From Anabaena sphaerica FACHB-251, one genomic window encodes:
- a CDS encoding DUF427 domain-containing protein, whose translation MKPNPIPPEPGQESVWDYPRPAILQDTDKHIKVIFNGIILAETHKPKRVLETSHPPSYYIPAEDIKLEHLIATPKKTMCEWKGVCQYYDVSVGDKYVNNAVWKYIQTTPNFNSIQEYYGLYVSLMDACYVNDELVKPQTGGFYGGWITSDIVGPFKGEPGTNWW comes from the coding sequence ATGAAACCAAATCCTATACCTCCAGAACCCGGTCAAGAATCTGTTTGGGACTATCCTCGTCCTGCAATTTTACAGGATACAGATAAACATATTAAAGTGATTTTTAATGGTATTATTTTGGCAGAAACACATAAACCGAAAAGAGTTTTAGAAACCAGTCACCCTCCTAGTTATTACATTCCTGCTGAAGATATTAAATTAGAACATTTAATAGCCACACCTAAAAAAACTATGTGTGAATGGAAAGGTGTATGTCAATATTATGATGTTTCTGTAGGAGATAAATATGTCAATAATGCTGTTTGGAAATATATTCAAACTACTCCTAACTTTAACTCAATTCAAGAATACTATGGTTTGTATGTTAGTTTAATGGATGCTTGTTATGTAAATGATGAGTTAGTTAAACCTCAAACTGGTGGTTTTTATGGGGGTTGGATAACTTCTGATATTGTTGGTCCATTTAAGGGTGAACCGGGGACAAATTGGTGGTAA
- a CDS encoding sterol desaturase family protein codes for MVQQVFYLLLEKIELNFITQVVLYWLIGSISFYAIGIFIEKFIKSNDVLRDKLTVRVKKVKKQEFPAFTIKGIIAGEIKAFMSVSIILYLAPEVHRGNSLLLNLGWFWMRIVAADFCFYVVHRLFHTKSFLKIHLKHHEFQDTSSFVAGHKSLLEYIIVTITDVLPILIFGYDITQVCAWTLIGNIYNLEGHSSLSIFFIPSDFHDLHHTGFNGNYGIHGFWDRVFKTLNPLSKKPGIMFPVSLIESNIINPYISAKQATHNKFDD; via the coding sequence ATGGTTCAGCAGGTATTTTATTTACTTTTGGAGAAAATAGAACTTAACTTTATCACCCAGGTAGTATTATACTGGCTAATTGGTTCTATCTCATTTTATGCTATTGGTATTTTCATTGAAAAATTCATCAAAAGCAACGATGTTTTAAGAGATAAACTAACGGTAAGAGTTAAGAAAGTAAAAAAACAAGAGTTTCCTGCTTTCACTATAAAAGGTATTATTGCAGGAGAAATCAAAGCTTTTATGTCAGTATCGATTATACTATATTTAGCTCCAGAAGTTCATAGAGGTAATAGTTTACTTCTAAATTTGGGATGGTTTTGGATGAGAATAGTTGCTGCGGATTTCTGCTTTTATGTAGTGCATAGATTATTTCATACAAAATCATTTCTCAAAATTCATCTTAAACATCATGAATTTCAAGATACATCAAGTTTTGTGGCTGGACATAAAAGCCTTCTGGAATATATTATTGTTACCATCACAGATGTTTTACCTATCCTTATTTTTGGATATGATATCACTCAAGTTTGTGCATGGACTTTGATAGGTAATATTTATAATTTAGAAGGACATAGTTCTTTATCAATATTTTTTATTCCCTCGGATTTTCATGATCTTCATCACACTGGGTTTAATGGAAATTATGGCATTCATGGCTTTTGGGACAGAGTATTTAAAACACTAAATCCTCTGAGTAAGAAGCCGGGAATTATGTTTCCTGTAAGTTTGATTGAATCCAACATTATCAATCCTTATATTAGTGCTAAACAAGCAACGCATAATAAATTTGATGATTGA
- the egtD gene encoding L-histidine N(alpha)-methyltransferase, with the protein MIAQPLTVLDDHYQELSIDGKDVIQGLNQTPKTLSPKYFYDDHGSQLFEKICELPEYYPTRTEAWILQQYADEIAEITSCCELIELGSGSSTKTQLLLDAYQKIADSCRYLPIDVSGGILKTSVLQLQEKYPDFLIHGLLGTYEQALVHLESNYLQSRMLFFLGSSLGNFNPEKCDSFLNQLSRTLQPGDYFLLGVDLQKPKDILEAAYNDSQEVTAAFNLNMLSHLNWRFQGNFDINLFRHQAIYNEFDNQIEMYLHCQKSHWVSLKSLDLEVFFEVGESILTEISRKFDLATMQKQLEEKGLKTLKTWTDEKGWFGLILCQVK; encoded by the coding sequence ATGATTGCTCAACCTTTAACCGTTTTAGATGATCATTATCAAGAGTTAAGTATTGATGGTAAGGATGTGATTCAGGGATTAAACCAAACTCCAAAGACTTTATCTCCTAAGTATTTTTATGATGATCATGGTTCTCAATTATTTGAAAAAATTTGTGAGTTACCAGAATATTATCCAACTCGCACAGAAGCATGGATTTTACAACAATATGCTGATGAAATTGCAGAAATTACCAGTTGTTGTGAATTGATAGAGTTAGGTAGTGGCAGTTCCACTAAAACTCAACTTTTATTAGATGCTTATCAAAAAATTGCTGATTCTTGTAGATATCTTCCCATTGATGTGAGTGGAGGCATTCTCAAAACTAGCGTTTTACAGTTACAAGAAAAATATCCTGATTTTTTGATTCATGGGTTATTAGGAACTTATGAACAAGCATTAGTTCATTTAGAATCCAATTATTTACAGTCGCGGATGTTGTTTTTTCTGGGAAGTTCATTAGGAAATTTTAATCCCGAAAAATGTGATAGTTTCTTAAATCAACTTTCTCGGACTTTACAACCAGGAGATTATTTTTTATTGGGTGTAGACTTACAAAAGCCCAAAGACATTTTAGAAGCAGCTTATAATGATAGTCAAGAAGTTACTGCTGCTTTTAATTTGAATATGCTTTCTCATTTAAATTGGCGTTTTCAAGGTAATTTTGACATAAATTTGTTTAGACATCAAGCAATTTATAATGAATTTGACAATCAAATTGAGATGTATCTACACTGTCAAAAAAGTCATTGGGTATCTTTAAAATCTTTGGATTTAGAAGTTTTCTTTGAAGTAGGAGAAAGCATTCTCACGGAAATTTCTCGCAAGTTTGATTTAGCAACTATGCAAAAACAACTAGAAGAGAAAGGATTAAAAACTCTGAAAACTTGGACTGATGAAAAAGGGTGGTTTGGATTGATACTTTGTCAAGTTAAATGA
- the ovoA gene encoding 5-histidylcysteine sulfoxide synthase — protein MQTIPQINKLTSSQVPKLDDCDSKTLLNYFENSWHLEETLFKSLISEDTFYLNPDPLRNKLIFYLGHSAVFYINKLIHIGLLENRINPQYEILFEIGVDPETPAELETATKNIILPDVSKVWQYRNQAKAEITQVIENTPLNLPIHPQHPLWALLMGIEHSRIHFETSSMLLRQLPVDKLKLTQGWNYAPTNGKTPDNQMREISGGVVKLGKKENDLTFGWDSEYGSLEVEVKPFLASQHLITNGEFLEFVKAGGYENSEYWNVEAGNWKQLYSVQHPKFWIPENNGKYRYRATFDELDLPLDWPVEVNYYEAIAYCSWKGEGTRLMTEAEWNQALQISEDSSLVNNYNLNLELISPSPVGMFSENRKSGLSDLRGNVWEWLSSTFYPLPGFQTHHLYEDQSAPFFDSKHQMMLGGSWATNGTMALPCYRNWFRPYFYQHVGFRIAANLQ, from the coding sequence ATGCAGACAATTCCCCAAATTAATAAACTTACATCTTCTCAAGTTCCCAAACTTGATGATTGCGATTCAAAAACCCTACTCAATTATTTTGAAAATTCCTGGCATTTAGAAGAAACTCTCTTCAAAAGCTTAATCAGCGAAGATACATTTTACCTCAATCCCGACCCTTTAAGAAACAAATTAATTTTCTATCTTGGTCACTCCGCAGTTTTTTACATTAACAAATTAATTCATATTGGTTTATTAGAAAATCGCATCAATCCCCAGTATGAAATTTTGTTTGAAATTGGAGTTGATCCAGAAACACCAGCAGAACTAGAAACAGCCACAAAAAATATAATTTTGCCAGATGTTTCTAAAGTTTGGCAATATCGAAACCAAGCCAAAGCCGAAATTACCCAAGTCATCGAAAATACACCTTTAAATCTACCTATTCATCCCCAACATCCCCTCTGGGCTTTATTGATGGGAATAGAACACAGTCGCATCCATTTTGAAACTTCATCTATGCTACTGCGTCAATTACCTGTTGATAAATTAAAACTTACCCAAGGTTGGAATTATGCCCCTACAAATGGCAAAACTCCTGATAATCAAATGCGGGAAATTTCGGGTGGTGTAGTTAAATTAGGTAAAAAAGAAAATGATTTAACTTTCGGTTGGGATAGCGAATATGGTAGTTTAGAAGTAGAAGTAAAACCGTTTTTAGCCAGTCAGCATTTAATCACCAATGGCGAATTTTTAGAATTTGTGAAAGCTGGTGGTTATGAAAATTCAGAATATTGGAATGTTGAAGCTGGGAACTGGAAACAACTATATAGTGTTCAACATCCGAAATTTTGGATACCCGAAAATAATGGTAAATATCGCTATCGGGCTACATTTGATGAATTAGATTTACCTTTAGATTGGCCTGTAGAAGTCAATTATTACGAAGCAATAGCTTACTGTTCTTGGAAAGGTGAAGGAACTCGTTTAATGACAGAAGCAGAATGGAATCAAGCTTTGCAGATATCTGAAGATTCTAGTTTAGTAAATAACTATAATCTCAATTTAGAATTGATTTCACCTTCTCCCGTAGGAATGTTTTCAGAAAATAGGAAATCTGGACTGTCTGACTTACGGGGTAATGTGTGGGAATGGTTATCCAGCACATTTTATCCCTTACCAGGTTTTCAAACACATCATCTTTATGAAGATCAATCTGCGCCTTTTTTTGATAGTAAACATCAGATGATGCTTGGTGGTTCTTGGGCAACAAATGGTACAATGGCTTTACCATGTTATCGTAACTGGTTCCGTCCTTATTTCTATCAGCACGTTGGTTTTAGAATTGCTGCAAATTTGCAGTAA
- a CDS encoding FtsW/RodA/SpoVE family cell cycle protein, with protein MNLRQLIPIFDNSVSTWALEARLLRWLTLLWLFVGLIVLFSASYPVADERQGDGMYYFKRQIIWVLVSLILFNIIVNLPLRKILAVSHWFLLLFLLLIFVTLIPGLGKKAFDAARWIALGPIPIQPSELIKPFLVLQSARLFGQWERLSWEVRLSWLGVFCLVLLGILAQPNLSTTALCGMTIWLIALAAGLPYKYLGGTAIGGVLLALLSISIKEYQRRRVMSFLNPWADATGDGYQLVQSLLAVGSGKTWGVGFGLSQQKLFYLPIQDTDFIFAIFSEEFGFVGSILLLLLLAIFATLGLIVALKSKNPIHRLVAIGITVVMIGQSLLHIGVATGALPTTGLPLPMFSYGGNSMIASLVAAGLLIRVARESSEAEVVPLRINQPENRRRRRMF; from the coding sequence GTGAACCTACGCCAATTAATACCTATTTTTGATAATTCCGTTTCTACCTGGGCTTTAGAAGCGCGGCTGTTACGCTGGTTAACCCTACTATGGCTGTTTGTCGGCTTAATTGTACTTTTTTCTGCATCCTATCCCGTTGCTGATGAACGTCAGGGGGATGGAATGTATTATTTCAAGCGTCAAATTATTTGGGTATTAGTTTCACTAATACTATTCAACATCATTGTTAATCTTCCCCTACGGAAAATTTTAGCGGTATCTCATTGGTTTTTATTGCTGTTTTTATTGTTAATTTTCGTCACCCTCATCCCCGGATTAGGAAAGAAGGCTTTTGATGCAGCACGATGGATAGCTTTAGGTCCTATTCCCATTCAACCGTCAGAGTTGATTAAACCTTTTTTAGTGTTGCAAAGTGCCAGGCTTTTTGGTCAGTGGGAAAGATTAAGTTGGGAGGTTCGTCTTTCGTGGTTGGGTGTGTTCTGTCTTGTATTATTAGGAATTCTTGCCCAACCTAACTTAAGTACAACTGCACTTTGTGGGATGACAATTTGGTTAATTGCACTAGCCGCTGGACTACCATACAAATACTTGGGAGGAACAGCTATTGGTGGAGTTTTATTAGCATTACTCAGTATTAGTATCAAAGAGTATCAAAGGCGAAGGGTGATGTCTTTCCTTAACCCTTGGGCTGATGCTACAGGTGACGGCTATCAGTTAGTACAAAGTTTACTAGCCGTAGGTTCCGGCAAAACTTGGGGGGTTGGATTTGGACTTTCTCAACAAAAGCTGTTTTATCTACCAATTCAAGATACTGATTTTATCTTTGCAATCTTCTCTGAAGAATTTGGCTTTGTTGGCAGTATCTTACTGTTGTTACTCCTAGCTATATTCGCTACTTTAGGATTAATTGTAGCCCTGAAGTCCAAAAATCCTATCCATCGACTTGTAGCAATTGGTATTACTGTTGTGATGATCGGACAATCATTACTACATATTGGTGTGGCTACAGGGGCGCTACCAACTACAGGTTTACCTTTACCGATGTTTAGTTATGGTGGTAATTCCATGATTGCTAGTTTGGTGGCTGCTGGATTATTAATTCGGGTGGCTAGGGAAAGTAGTGAAGCTGAAGTAGTACCTTTGCGAATAAACCAACCAGAAAATAGACGGAGAAGACGGATGTTTTAG